The DNA window gggcgcagctgccagcagccagcagcatgCCTTCTGCGCTTCGACCGCAGTTCAACCGGCAGTTTCCGAACCACGCTTCCCAGCGCGGTTCCAAACCATCCCAGCGTGGTTTTTTAgaaacgccagctggaagccgctgcccccccactccctccctgtacttaccttgtccccgggcctccggcgcgtcgctgaggcctggggacacgcccccctgccatgcgatgcaggagcaggcgcgcagggccgggggcgtgtcctcaggcctcggcgacgtgccggaggcccggggacatgccggatcggccGGGCAATGGcgctcatgcgaacggtcccagcgtcgttgggtcggcgcaaaatgcgccaaCCCAaccgcttccgcctctgtgcggaaacggccaatgtgaCAATGttggtaagtgtaaggtgatacaaactggaacaaaaaaatcccagcatCTATTATCAGTTAGTGGGGTGTGTAGTTGTTAAGGCTGAGAGGGAAAAAGATCTTGGGGTCGTAGTAGATACAACAATGGAAGTGTCAACCCAGCatgctgcagcagtgaaaaaagtaaactctatgttggggatttttaggaaagggattgaaataGAGTGGGTACTATTATGATGCCTCTGTATAGATCTATGGTACAGCTTCATTTGGAATACAGTGCTCAGTTCTGGTTaccgtatctcaaaaaggacattgcagaactggaaaaTGTACCAAGTAGGGAAACAAAAATGATTAGGAAGATGAAGCAAGAAAGGgaccacaaaataaataaacaagtaaataaattcgTGATCAACAATTCCTCAGTTTCTGTTTGGATTGAGCTTCAATTTTCATATTTTTGGCATTCTTAAGGTCATTCCCAATTTTTCAAGGAAAAATTTAAGATCAGCCAATTCACAGTGCTTTGTAGCTTTGAATTCTTTTTATGGGCAATATTTCTATCAGATATACACTCAGGTAGTTTTGATCTCTGCTGAAGTTACTGCtcatttttaaattctgtttaaaATACATGTGATGCAATCTCAAACCACTTTAGAATAATTATATGTATTTCAGTTAGCTTATTGTAGATTGAATTGTGTGGATATTGCAGCTCTCTGTACTTAATCCATTAATGCTATTGTGACCATTTTCCTTTGTGAcacttaaataatattttatttcaacaGGATATCAAATGTTGCATAGCTTTTGCTAAATATGTTGGCTGTCTGTAAGTAGAATCTTGGGAAGCAATTTCTTTCTAATAAAAGCAGGATTGGTACTTCCCCTAGGGAAGAAAGCATAGTACAACTCATTCTAGTTATGCTAAGAAATGTGCATAGATATATGCAAATATTAAATTTACAATAGCtttgcttaaaaaaacacacagtccATTAGAAAGAAAAGTGTGCAGGTAATTTGAACCTGAATAGATTGCAATTATGATCACCTCCATGGTCTTTTATAAGTGATAATAGATGGGAATCTGGTAGAAACAAATTGATCCATGAATTTGATTAATTACAGGAATAAATATAGAGACTCAAAAACCCTTGTGGGTTTATTTTGAGTTGCATGCTGATCTTTGAAAATCTGTTTTGACAAGCCCAGACCAACTATACAGGCAAACTCATAGAGATGCACAACCATGTGAGTATTTAGTCCCTTGGAGGTTTGTTTTGTCAATTCTGAAGCAGTGATTTTTGACTGAAGGTCTTGACATAGGTCATATATGTTTGGTCTTCTTTGTGGCTGCAACCTACTGCTCACGAATGGGAGAGATTACTTGCATCTTATTAAAAAATTACTCAGTGCCTGATAGATAGTTTCTTCTTTGCTCAGTCTCCTTTGTTTGATTAAAATTAAAGCTTCTATTGACTTGACAGGTACCAGTCTAGCACATCTTGTATTTCCTTTGGTAATTTCCTACCAATTGATTGATCAATGGATACAAATCTTTTCCTTTTCAGATTATATTGGGCATTACCTGTATCCTCTGTGCCAATTTGCCAATGCGTCTGAACCTCAACTCAGCCACCTATGTTCTAAAGCCACAATATGTTCTTGACAAATAAGCCAAAACTTCCATCAAGGCCAAACTAGAAGCAACATGAAAGTTATATCATCAGGATCTCTcatgttagtttttttaaaaaatgaaatagtaGCCGGTAAGATCAGTGAAGGGTTGCTGAGGGAGGGAAAGTTAAACTGATTCTTCCACATGTTTCTTCTGTGGTTTAAATAGCTCCTCTGAAATTACAATTATTTCTGCAAAAAGTGAAAGCAAATGCAACACTTTAAATCATAGAAAAGACATGGCATGAGAGTTACTCTTTTCTTTAGTGACCCTTTCCTGATCCTTGTCACAGCCATGTGGAGCTGCTAATTCCATCTAAAAGCTTCTGAAACATACTGAAGACTGATTTCTCATGGCTGATTAAGTATGGTCTTTCATGTGATCCTTTTGTATTTCTTGTAGGGTGACTCTACACAAGCCAAGTAAAACGGGGTGAGGTCCTTTTTAAAAGCGTTttgggggagttcccacagaattcACCTCtcaaatgcttctaacctgttttattggccagaacccaggttaaatgaaaatcgctaaattagtgacttttttctttaatacaggttgcaaatgcttcctgcttgacTGTGCAAACTATgtcaagcaggaagcattcaatatCTACCttcttccatccaccattatgatgGATTCACCAGGTGACCACCGTTAGAGTGGAAACTCTAGTAGGCGGCCACCAGgccatgcaggtaggtgggggggattctcaggtggaggGATTCTCAACTGCATGGTTTGCAGGGAAACACATTGTTTCTGtgtgaaccatgctgcctcctgtctCTGGGATCCCAGCGATCTTGGTTGGCTCCTGCACCTACTGTGCAAACGGTAGCACAGGAAACTGaaatgggttccatgaacccatgttgcctgtggaATCAGGGATAGATTCATTTGAAGATTTACTGTGGTGTACAAAGGAAATAGGCCAATATCTGCTGTCATGTTATCCATGTACTTATTCAAATTATTCAAGCATTGCCATGTTACCCCAGCTGTGACCACAGCATTTGATGGTCTCAGTCCTCCATTCCCAGCTACCTGAAGTAATCAAAGATTGCAAAGTtacatacaattttttttcaacaagGTTTCTGCCCAATATGAACCAAATGAGTACTCCAATGAGATAAGGAAACATGCAGCAGGCAAATAGGCAGTAGAATATTGGTGTGTAACTACAGATAATTAGAAAAATAGATATTAATGTTGGAGATGGGATATGAAGGCTAaatgagcctttgggggagggcggtatataaatatgattaaataaataaataaataaataaataaataaataaataaataaataaataaataaaaaagtgaaGCCTTATATGTGTGAGTACATTTACTTAGCTGGAGAATTATAAGCTGAAAAGAAGGTAACATAACCATTTTTTCATTCAGTCTTCCTACTATGAGAGGGTAAAGGAGATTTCAGTTATCACAGTGCCATGAATACACACTGCTGCTGATTGATAAGCAAGCAGTGACATCACTGGCCCACCCATCTCTAGTACTGATAGCAATAATGTCCCCAGAGTATCTCCTGTCAACTCCTTATGCCCTCCAATAAAGGTTCTGGATCCCCACCTCCCATCAGTTACACAAGCTGCCAGTCATACAGTGAACTGACAGATAACCCTATACTGCGCTCCAAATTCAGAGCCTATTAATGAATggatgaaattatattttgccaGAATTCTTATGGTATTCCATGACACTAAAATCAGTGATGAGGCAGAATGTTTTTCTGAGAATCTATGATACTTTATTGATACTCCTTTTTCATGATCATTTCTGCAAGTTTTCACCACTGAGTGTGGATCAGTGCATATGGAATACTAAGTATACTCATTAACAGCATGTTTGCTTCTTCCAGGATATCTCCACTGGACATACTATTATACATGGCACATATGCTCATATGTATGTTGGAATGCATAAAGGATGAGCTGGATTTTTAATATGAAAACTGCATGAATTCAAAACCACAGCAAAGCTATACAGGGGCCTGGAACATAATGTTATCTGTCTGTCTAATAAAAATAATGATTATGCTTGTTTGAAAGCATTGAGGACTGCTTGTCTGTTAATTACACAAATTATTGGATAatagattattctgcatgtcttttgCTAGTTCTCATACATACAGGAATTGCTGTTATGAAAAATGGTTACTGTGATACATAAAAACTAAGTGGTAACTTGCCTTACTAAACAAGAGATAGGGTTGATATGTAAATAAGCTCATGAAATATTTAGACTGTTCTGGAGAACCATCTTTCTATTACTTAATAATataaaaaaagaattcaaaaatGCATTATAGATGGCAATTGAGTATCTCCATGGAAACCTCCAATGAAGATTATGGGTACTGACATCAAGTAATTCAAAAGGAATTGGTAAAAAACACTAGCAAGTAGAATCTTAGGGGGataataagtaaaaaaaaatatgtctgAAACAAGATATATACTGTGGAAGATGTGGATAACTGGAAGCAGTAGATATGCAGACATACTAAGAAACTAATTATGGATATGGTATCATTCTTAATACCCATATGTTTGAGTAAGGAATATTTAAGCTAAGCACAGTTTAGTGGCAGAAAATTTTGAAACCAATGGGACTTCAAAATATTTAACTTTGGCCAAATCATGTAAAGTTTACAATAGTAACTAGTAACAAATCCCAGTTTCTGCTACTTAATAATCAGCAGGGTTAAACAGatcagagcagaaataaaattttaCAATTTGGGCCAATTTGAGCTGGGTAATATTTTGTCACTCGAGTCAAACTATTAAAGGATCTTGGGCAAGTAGTTTATaattgttggaatagaaatgggaAAACATTAACTTTTCCATTTAAAGGACTAAATTGGGCTCAACATTagctgaatccccactgagaattaaAGACGGATTCAACCAgaattcaaaagaaacagaaccttttcattgaggtttctcccttcccactgcagcaagtttctagtgaagacatctatgtctgtcatggattcaaacaatgtgacaatccccacGCACACACAATCAGCTCAGCAggtctattctgattggctgttgtgttgtgttggggtgggaacttttttgtTGCGAAGATGCATGGTAACGTGAGCACGTAAGCGCGTATGCACAATATCCCCACCtatgcagctttcttctgattcaCTATTGTGTGGTGGTGGAAACTGTGTagtttcagcattttttttaaaaaaaattgcgtGACCACATTGGCACGTTGGCACCGAACACACTGAATACAGTTTCACAACCTCCAGCTCCCTCATTCCCTCATGCCCATGGTTTAACGTTCGCCTCAGCtggcatgaaacaaaaaaaaaaggctgcacacaCATCACACACAGTCCaccacgctctgattggctggaaggcctcTGCATCACTCTCTATGTTGAGAAATTTTAATCCACATTAGATCCCAGAAACTCCCCATCGATCTGGATTGgacacatgtttttttaaaaacatgcacttccatgcaggttcttaaaaaacacatggtaagggagagagggagcaccagaaccaggatAAATTCATGTTCcgcggttcagctgtggggagtcaGTCGTGAAACTTGGCTATTTCGTGTGAGTACCACGCAATTAATCAGCAGTGGGAATTCCACTATTGAAAGAGACTCAGATATCACAATTACAAATCAAAATGCTAGTAGCCAGCTGTGGTTAATTAATATTCCAACAGTAAGAAGACCAGTGTAAAAACCTGGGACTCCTCTTTCTGCATTACTTGGCAAGAATTAATATCTAGGGACATAATAGGCCAGAACTTCTATACAGCATAAGGTAAGTTTAAACTTATCAAGAATCTGTATCAGGATGAAGATAGAGTGttatggttagagtgtcagactacatctggttcaaattcccattcagccATAAAGTTCAGTggctgcccttgggctagtcattctcTTTCAGATTAACTTgtctcataggattgttgtgggtATAAAATTGAAGAGGTAAAAATTGCATGTGCCACCCAGAGTTCTTTAGTAGAATgatggaataaaaatgaaatgggttGATAAGAGGGATAGCCTCATGGCATAGTAAGtattcccagcatcttcagttaaaagaatcaggtagtaggtaatatgaaagaccactccttgagtctttggagagatgctgccagtcagaggacactatattgaccttgatagatcaataGTCTGACTTAATGTAAGTAGATTAGTCtttgccgccgccgcccccccaacTCTCTCCCTCGGCCAGAGCCCACCTCCGCCTGCGCCATGAGCTCCGTGCGCCAGAACTACCACGCCGAGAGCGAAGCCGACGTCAACCGCCTGGTCAACCAGCTGCTCCACGCTGGCTACACCTATTTGTCCCTGGGTTATTATTTCACCCGGGATGATTTGGCTCTATCCAAATTTGCCTCCTTCTTCCGGCATGTGTCTGAGGAGAAACACGAACAAGTTGAAAAACTCCTGACCTTCCAAAACCGTCGCGGAGGGAGAGCTGTTCTTCTGGATGTCAAAAAACCAGAGCAGGATGAATGGGGGAATGGAGCCTCTGCCATGCTCTTCGCCCTGCAGCTGGAGAAGAGCGTGAAccaagccctgctggatctgcaTCAGATAGCTACCCGCCACGTGGATCCTCACATGTGTGACTTCCTGGAGACTCACTTCCTCGATGAGGAGGTGAAGCTGATCAAGAAGCTGGGGACTTCAGTGCTGACCAACCCTGAATCGTGGTGGGCGTGCCAAAGAGAGACGGCTCATGAAGTGCACCTCTTCGACCGCCTCACCTTGGGCGAGTCCAGCGACTGAGCAGCAGAGGGTGCCGACTCCCTCTAGAGCCCTCCGGCCAACCTGTCCAGCCGTGTTGCTctgatttgtgtgtttgtgtttaaaaaaaaagcaccttTGTATCCTGCACAACTTAAGAGGGAGAGTATGTAACTGGCATTAAATGTAAGTAGATTTGGCTGCTTCTTCATAGTGAGGTATCTCTGAGTTGCTCTCATTGTCAATGTGGATGCAGGGAATTCACACTGGCAACAGATATTACCCACAAATGTTTCTGTACACTTTTCTGTCATCAGCACTTTTTATTTAGCATTGTAACAATTATGTTTTCTTAAAACATATTATGTTTAATGGAAGGCATCAGTCAGTACTTTCAGAGATTATATTCCTTGGATCTCTAAAATGAAAATGTTCTGACCTCAAAGATAAGAGCGGATAAGGTTTACAAATGAAAGAAGAGAGCACTGTTTGACTTAAAACCTAAATAACAAAGTATTCATTAAAATCCAATTTTCCACATGCATGCTGCTCTATTACAAATAAATCTAATAGCAATTAGAAAAGAATTGAGATAAATTCTAAGCCTTCTAAACTGAGTACTGGTGTAAACCTGTTGTTCTTCTCTCCCCCATATTTAGCTGCATGTAAAATTCTTTGAGGAAATGGCTACAGTGCATATAGGTGCATTTTCAGCATGTCAAGTGAATTCAGGCTACAGGTTTCCTTGCATCTGACTTTGTTTTGTTAATCTGGTGGTCTTTACTTAGGTAGAATATTATCTCCTTTGCAGAATGCAAAAATCCTTGTGGAAAACAAAAATGGCTGTTAATTGTTTCCTTCAGAAACGAAACAAGAATGTCTCTTGTAATGATTTCAAAAATCCCACTCTCTTGGTAGTTGCTTCCCTTTGCATCTGAAATGGAAACAAATAtttggaaagggagagggaggaacatAATGTCAACAAAGCCAAGCAAATTATTTATACATTTTCCCCCCTAGACAGATGAAATGCAATACAAAGGAATGAGAA is part of the Sphaerodactylus townsendi isolate TG3544 linkage group LG04, MPM_Stown_v2.3, whole genome shotgun sequence genome and encodes:
- the LOC125431471 gene encoding ferritin light chain, oocyte isoform-like — protein: MSSVRQNYHAESEADVNRLVNQLLHAGYTYLSLGYYFTRDDLALSKFASFFRHVSEEKHEQVEKLLTFQNRRGGRAVLLDVKKPEQDEWGNGASAMLFALQLEKSVNQALLDLHQIATRHVDPHMCDFLETHFLDEEVKLIKKLGTSVLTNPESWWACQRETAHEVHLFDRLTLGESSD